From the Trifolium pratense cultivar HEN17-A07 linkage group LG4, ARS_RC_1.1, whole genome shotgun sequence genome, the window GGTCAATAGTTGTGCGGTCTGACCAGTGACCCACTGGTCAGACCagtgaaccagtgacccagtgccTCGACCGGGTCGATCACCGGTCcgggttttaaaacattgcACGTAGGATAGCAAAAAGAATTTctcataaatttatatttaaccCAAATACATTAATTGAAAGCAACGTGGATTGGTAACGAGTAATCAAACGAAAATACACATATTATTGAAGAcgtcaattttttttgcttattatGAAAACCGTCACTCAAGGCATCCAAAACTTCATCATTAAAGTAATTAAAATACGTTGATTTTTCATATGGGTTttcaaaaaatcaattttttgttacaaatggTATTgtgttgtttaattatttgtgaaAGAGTATTGTTGGCAAGATCGTTAAAAATTCGTTTTAAATTTAAATCCTAAACTCCATGGGTTCTATGTTTTTAGGTATGATTTTCCTGTTAAATTGGAGCTAAAATCATTTTGAGTAAAATGAAAAGTCAAAACGAGTTTACACTATTTAACTCTCTATAAAATCAGTAAAATCACTTAAACTTGCATGTTTTCACCTAACGAttcaaaaacttaattttttttagtcaattcaaaaattcaatttttttttgtacaaacaaaagttcaattttatcatattagtaATAAACAAATACTATATCTAGAGAGAcacttaatttttataataatttatgttaatAATTACATCAGTAACAATTATTTACacatgtgattattttttacaGTAGTATACTCTctctgttatttttttttataagcaaaaatcatgATTGAATAACTGattatttggtctatattatacaccaagtatatcaattattcaatgagaatatttgcttataaaaaggaACATAGTAACAGAGGGAGTGCAAGTTTTAAACAAgtgagaaacaaaacaaataagtaatcattatattttgataaaaataatataatattgcaaaattttatacgattatttaataagttttgttggtagatagacgaaatgacgtATGACCTAGCAATTTCGATATTTCTGTCAATTGAGCTAAGAATTGTGGCacttaaatatatttgtggacatttaaatataataaattatttgataaatagtagatacataaatattgttaaaaaaaagaagacacgTAGTATAATAGGGGTTtcgtaaaaatcaaataaaataatacgagttaaaatatacaatcactttgtatttcaatcatatataatattcaatctcACATGATTAAAAGAGTCATATTGAATAtatctcataaaaaaaagttcatattgAATATCTCATGAAAAAAGAGATTCATATTTAATAcgtaaaaaaaatgagagacaTATTATTTCATAACAAGATATATTGATGATAATATAGTTgttgtgttattttttattgaaatgtgTATGACTatatatagtcatatttaactaatgagaatgagagaaaatcaattaagtgtgaattattcaatatttaaaatttatttttatttaaaattaataatatattaattttatcatattttctttaattaatactcataacacttaaatttctaaatttaaaataaaattattaatttcatattacgtttaaaattaaataagttaaaatatatatatttattatatatgttcATTTTAATATGATGTAAACTCTACAAGTTTACAAGTTGAATCTACGTTTCGATTCCACTTAGCCAAAACGAATTAACGTAAAATTTAGATTGTGACAACCttatttgttgaattttgtGATATCCCTCGACATAAAACTATATACTGTGTTTACTTCACTTAGAAGTCAAGTCTAATAATGGATTTGttgtttttccaaatttttggcCACTTACGTGACAATAATGGATAATGAATTTTTGGTCTGTTGTAGTTGTAGTGCTTATATGGCAGAATTGTGGAAGGTGCAGAAAAGCTTGAAGTTAGTCGGTGCTTATGGTTTTCGTAGGGTGGAGCTTCATGTAGATTCGAGAATGGTTACTAACACATTGAACAAGTCCTGGGGCAATGTTGCATACCATTTGGTGCAGCTTCATTATTCTTACTGTGAATTATTCTTATTGtctaaaaaggaccggagggagtattcatTTGCTGCGAATTATATCAGTTAATCAACTTACAAGCATCCTCAAAATCCAGAAAGAAAAACCCGCTTTAAGAAACTCAGTCATTATAACACTCTTTTGGTGTATTTCCTTCACATAAACGCTTATTGATAATAAGCTTAACGAGTCTTAAAAACTGCCTGAACAACTGCCTATACAAGAATTAAAACTCACAAGTTTAAAGACTTCAGTGAGAAGCTATCAGACACTTATCGCGAATTTTGGTGCATAATTAAAACACAATATATTTTCTATCAAATTCTTTTGAAACACAATTATGCCTTGAGATGCAGTCAAACAGACATTAGACAAAAAGTTTGCAGACAGCTTTAAATAGACACACAAAACCGAAAATGTATAAATGCTGTTATGGTATCATCAAACTGAAGGCATCCACAATTGATAGAGCTGAACACTTTTACCTACCAACAAACAAGTCCTATATCTCTACCTGTAGCAACTAAGACCGGCTGTGTTACCGTCACTCAACACTGATGTAATTGTAAGGATCAAAACAATTTTAGTTCTTACTGTTAGCACCAGTTTAGGAAAGCATATCATGCTAATTTGAGACAAAACTTCAAACCACATAACAAAGCTACCAATCAATCATTGATGTGTGTTAGAAACTTTTTATCTAAGTCAGTACTATTCCTCACTCCAACCGCGAAAGCTTAATCTGTACGGAGTTCATCAGACTGAGGCCGGAGAGTCCCAAAAATGAGATAAGGGATTACTACCATGCATGCCATGAATAGTGTAAACTGCAGACCGTAAGAGCATAGAGTTAGTTGtcacaattttaaattttggcaGTAAAACTTAGTaaacagaaaacaaaattgTTGATATACCAGAAGAGGAATCGTCAAGAAACTCCATATTGGCCACAAAGCAAAGGAGAACCTGGTGATACAAAAGATAAGGAGTTAGCAAAACAAGGAAACAATTATATGTTAAAAGCAATTGAAATAACAATTTATGACGTAGTTGGCTCTTACAAGCAAAAAGAGATGATTCCAAATACAGTGGCGAATGGCAACACTGTGATGCTTGTTATTTCCCATTTCTTTAATCCCCATTTTTCATCAAACCTCCGAACGCTCCAAGCCAAGATACTTGTATAAACGAAAATCAACGCGTTCAAACCAATTCCTATCATCCCAAGATATAAAGGCAGTCTGCAATAGAACTAAGGAGAAGATCAGGAAAATTGTGATATTGATATAAAATCAAGTATTAGATCTCTAAGTATCACAGCAACAATAGATTCAAAGATTCCTTCATTATTTTACATTTAGATATCGCCAAACAGGTACAGAAACACTCATCTTATATTTTACCAAACCGAGTCCTTATAATAGGAAAGAGGAAATGTTCAGTCAAATAGcatgatatattatatatcGATTCACTACAAAATATCTGTTGGGAGGATACTGTTTAGCTTAATGTATCCATATTCCATAGTAGATATTTACAAGTTGATAACTCAGATGATAAGATTAAACCAAGAATCGGAGATCATGTTATGAATTATGAACTGCTTTTATGTTAAGGATTGATGATTTAGTCTTTGCATACATGCCCTACCTCGTGGTCTGGTCATATGGACCCATAATTTCACTTCCAACCAACTAGAGCATCGATCGATAAGTTATTTAAAATCCAAATTTAGAGGAACTATAACAAggtaaacaaacaaataaatgaaTAGGTGACATCATATTTGAAAAGCAACAAAACACCGTGGTTTCTCCAAGTAAATGGTGGATATAAATTTCACTCACTCTTTCATTAAAGGCTAACCGGATATTTTCTTGTCGTATTATGAACGAGAAGCGTGCATTTTTTGTCATTAAATGGTGGATATAAATCTCACTCACTCCTTCATTAAAGTCTAACCAGATATTCTTTGTcgtattataattataaatgaatgaGAAGCATGTGCTAGTTATAATGTTTTGATTTCCCTTTCATTTTTACGCCTTTTAAAACGGAAAACTTCAAAATTATCACTGTCGAGTGTCGACCGTTATCCTTAGTTCCCTACACATCCGACAACAGGGATGGCTCACCATGTCGTGAGCTTCACAGTTGACAAGACCTTCAACTCATAAGTAAGGCAAGACTATAACAGTTAAGAAGCTCTATCTAATTAACATATTCAACATGTTCCTAAACAGCTAAACCTCGACACTCAAACTGACCCAGGAGGCTAACCTATCAAGGCTTTGAAACAAATTCCTGCCACCATCTTTGgtacaataaaaacaataatcataaatactttttttttggaaaggcAATAATCATAAATACTAAATACATCAGCATTAAAGAAATAACAAACATTGAGTCAATTGAAGTACCAGCAGCagtttatatatataactcaaacCATTACAATTAAAGTGAACTTAGAATATTGTTACCTTCTAATGCGATCGTCATGGCACAAGAGATATATGAAATTGGAATGCTGATCACCATAGTATAGAATAAAAACAGCTGAAGCAAGCCAAAGAAAATTTTCTAGCATCTCAACCCACGTCCTCCGTGGAGGACTCGGAGGCAGAAAACTACGCTGCCTCGAACATGCATCATCTTCCAAGTCATCACCACTACTAGCATAACCCTGACTATGTCTCTGCCTCATAAAACCTCCTGCCCCAGTCGGTGTTCCACCCGACATTGCAATGCAACTGATTACACAAACAACCCACCAAAATCTAAGAATACCCTCACTCACCCTTCAAGTCCTCTAAACCCCAAAAACTAATCAAACAATTACGTAACAAAAGCAATAATTTTTCTGCAAATTAACAGATCAAACACCTTTGATCTCCAAAACCCAGAAACAAAATCTAATCCCTCCAAGAATTTTACAGTGATCTATACTAAACTTCCCAATTAAACAGTACCAGCTAATACCTCATGATAAGAATCATAAGATTCAATTAAGGCATAGAAATCATCgctaaacataaaaaaaactcttgcCCCCTCCAAAATTCTTGACAGAAACGAAAAGTCTTGGgataataattcaaaaaaatgtTCAGGAATTGggattttgaataaaaataatatagcGATTTGTGAGAAATTGGAGGGAACCCAGTTGAAGCAAGGGGAGAAGAAGTCTGAATCTTGAAAAAAGAAACGATCTTGATAAGAGAGTATGTGTGTAGAAAGATTGAAACTTAACGAATGAGAAAAACAGAGAAGAAAGGGTTACGCATGTGTTGTGCACATGCGTAAACGTTTTTTCTCCTGAAAGAAAGAACAACGAAAGAGGACAACGAAACTAAGGTATATCTGACAGAGTTAACTTCGAATCTCCCTCTGCtagttaattttgttttatgtctgaaaaatactactagtactatttttttttattttgacaagtatttattttgattttgtttccctaaataataatatttctttttggtaaaaaattggtttttagatgaaaatttaataatttaataattaaaaattaaagaatgTCCATTAATATTTAGACAATTCACCAATAATTGATGTTGTTTCcctaaataaatgatttttttggtaacaaaattggaaaattaaagaaaatccattcattaaaactaataaaagaaatcttggtttaccaaaaaaaaaaaactaataaaagaaattttgatTTGGATAACTACATACTGCATCAATACAtgcatataatatttaaaaggcttaaatatgaaaacggtTCCTACAATTacagtttgttttgattttagctcctgcaaaaaaaaaagtttgattttagttcttgaaaaatatcaaaatttttaaaaaggtcATTGAGGTGAATTTTTGACTGACATGTCAAGTAGTTGATGATTTGACAGATGCTGACTATGATTTTTTGATGACATGGAATTAacagttaatttttatttaaaaataaaaaaaatgaaaaataacatgtcggattttaaaaaaaaaaaaatattgaaaaataaaaatagaaatttaatatacttacaaaaaaaaatgttaatatattagattaaaaaatatattatagttaaaaaaataaaaaaaattatcaaaaaaaaaattgacggtaaataaattatcaaaatagaaTAAAGAAATCAGACAAAGAAGAAAGGggcaaaaattagggttcatgAATCAAAGTTGTGATTGAAGGATAAATCAcgcaaagaagaaagaagatgtGAAGTAGCAAAGGTGATTCGTCTTCTTCAGTAGAGTAGAAAAGCTTCCTATGTGTGGGTGTCAATTACCCATGGTGTTGTACAAAACCGGTAGTAAAAAACGAAATtaccaaaacaaaattgaggaagatgaacaacaacaaacaatagaAGAACTCACGAAGAAGAACTCTACaatttgaagatgatgaacaaaaACTCTTTCTTATCCtaactttcaatttcaattaaccTCTTAccgtcaaaataaaattaacccCTATGCggtttgaagaagatgaatagaaaccgtgtttttcttctttgcgtgatttctttcttctattttgataatttatttttttaaatctattatatttttaaatctaataatatattaacattttttttgtaagtgtattgtaattttctatttctatttttcacttttttttaaaaaatttgacatgttattttccatttttttatttttaaataaaaattaattattaattccACATCATCAAAAATCCTAGTCAGTATCTGCCAAATCATCAACTACTTGACATGTGAGCCAAAAATTCACCTCAAggacctttttaaaagttttggtattttgcatggactaaaatcaatttttttttgcagggactaaaatcaaaacaagccgtAATTGTAGGGaccgttttcatatttaagcctatttaaaattacatgatactaaattttaaaaattactttttcataatttctatcGCTGTTTAGCCATGACTCTTCTTCGCAAAAAATTTGTAGAGCATGaccaatcattagttggttcagtggtgattggcgctgaacttgatagggagaaccgcggttcgatccaccgcaactgcgatcgggagaggGCTGGAATCACTTAATGTCATAACTGACCCCCGAATCaaattaaactgatggtgaaaaaaataatatttggagAGCATATATGCCAAAAGAAATTCATATGTCACAATAAAACATCAAATTCATGATCACATTCACATACATAGACGACTCAAATTCCTTACCAATAGaatcaatttattgttggtagagttatatattattttatttaagagTAGATCTTCTTTTAGTAAATTTGAAGAAATATTGTTTCAACTTATACTAATGACAAAACTTTGTGTTTGCTTCATTTAAAAGTCAAAACcatagttttaaaaaccggaccggccggttggACCGGTCTGGCCGGTTGAAACCCGATGGAAACCGGTGTGACCCGGCCGGGTTGATGGTCAGACCGCTGAACCAGAAAAACTAGTTTAAACCGGACTGGTTTTTTGGCTTTTGgaacgatttttttttatctgttttTTTCTCATCAAAGTATCAAACAAATCATCCAAGTTCTCTATTCTTATTCTCATgatctttcaatttttcacGGAGTACaaacaatataatatatatgtgcCACTATAGAAACAATTTTTGGCCGTGTTTTGACAAAGAGGAAAGTAACAAGAAGAAGAGTTGGAGTTTATAAAAGAGAATAAGAAAAACTATAAGGAGGAATGTGGGAAAGAAGAAGTAGAGCAAGAAAGAGAACATGAGAAATAGATGGAGGAATATGAGAAGAGAGAGGCGGCTATACATTTCTATTGTACTATAGTGGCATAAGACATGCACATAGATCTTTTATATTTAGGGTTGTAAAATGGGTTTGGACCATTGTAGTAGTAGATCTTTTTTCGATGGTTTCTCtgccgacccccctcatttcttttctactccctgaatttccgtttttgcccttgggggtacttcggtttatacgaaccgaatttttttgtcatgctaaaaaatttcggtttatataaaccgaaatattgtgttccaaattttttttcagctttcctgcataaattctgcatgagaccctcaacttccacaatttatttgaaatactaaacgatgtccgatttgagtaaacgaccactcgttggaaagattagggtgtcaagaatacaaatataatttttgttttgaggtttaactatccaattggttcagtttgaccaaataatgggtactggtacagaaacagagcataaacttttctcaaacttgtaggtagattttctcatactatacttaattaaatttaacaattccggtgtcaatcttgtattaaattttgtcttctttacgctggattaaaaatcattagcatacaacttatattcagagagttatgataaatttaccacaggtatctctacaacattttgcagaaacttttctcaaacttgtaggtagcttttctcatactatacttaatgaaatttaacaattccggcttcaatcttgtagtaaattttgtcttctttacactggattaaaactcattagcatacgactaaTATTCATAGAGCTATggtaaatttaccacaggtatctctacaacattttataGAAAcgtttctcaaacttgtaggtagattttctcatactatacttaatgaaatttaataattccagtgtcaatcttgtagtaaattttgtcttctttacactggattaaaaatcattagcatacgacctatattcagagagatatgctaaatttaccacaggtagctctacacgaattttcacataaattttccttctttttggggggtatatgttatttcggtttatataaaccgaattttttttccatgtttaaaaacttcggtttatataaaccgaagtttgttggcaaaaaaatttcataccgCAAtgggcaaaatgagatttttggggtataaaagaaatgaggggggtcgggagagaaaagttCTCTTTTTTCTATTAAAGTGTGgaattagtgttttttttttgataaaaggGCTTAGTGTTGAGTtgtactttattttattatttaatataatattaatttattaattatccgGTTGAACCGGTTAAACCTTGACCCAGAGGTCTCGTCGGGTCGATCGccggtccgatttttaaaacgTTAAAACTATTTGGTGTTCAAGTTTTTCTAGCTTTGTGCTTTAGCTGAGATTAAAGGCAGTCTCTACTGAAAAGTTCTTGAGTGCATTTGtgaataataataacataatttatcaatttataaaatttcacacaatttttttgactcaaaaatTTCCCCCACAATTAATATCTGATTATTCCTGTTATGATATTATATTGACTTCCAATAGTTAAGAAGAGtaaaactaaaattttggaATGGAAGGACTAGTTGTaggaaaataaagaaaatattattctCCTTATCTCTCTCACACATGCAAAGGAAAATAGTTATGCAAAGAATGCGTAAATTTAATAGTGTcacataaatttataatatatgatTGTTCGTTCCCCAGATCTTCTTCCACTTAACAATGCAAGAAAATACACAAGTATTTCCTCTGGTCacaaatatataagcaaaaatgtcTACTTATTTGAGATAGAGA encodes:
- the LOC123881523 gene encoding transmembrane protein 128 produces the protein MSGGTPTGAGGFMRQRHSQGYASSGDDLEDDACSRQRSFLPPSPPRRTWVEMLENFLWLASAVFILYYGDQHSNFIYLLCHDDRIRRLPLYLGMIGIGLNALIFVYTSILAWSVRRFDEKWGLKKWEITSITVLPFATVFGIISFCLFSFALWPIWSFLTIPLLFTLFMACMVVIPYLIFGTLRPQSDELRTD